From the Branchiostoma floridae strain S238N-H82 unplaced genomic scaffold, Bfl_VNyyK Sc7u5tJ_1567, whole genome shotgun sequence genome, the window CGACGACACgacagaaaatgacaaaaccgCCTCTGTAGTTTCAGAACAAGCTGCTATTGGaccaaaactgaaaaaaattgcataCGTCACAATTACCTTCCACCACAAGTCACGACCACAAATAATACCCAATAAAATCTGATGGATCACCAAGAAAACCCCAAATCACCATTGATCTCTAGTTAATCAGTGTATTAGAAGCGCAGACAAGCCAAAAAAATAGTTCCGGAGGCATTAGGCAATATTTGCAATGTACTACATCATTGTATGCCAGGACCTCACCTTTTTGCCTGTAGGCGCTGTATACGGCATCCATCTCTCTAACGTAAGTATTGAATCCATCGATTCTGTTGTAATCGCCCCTCCCCACTTTCTGTCGGACCTGCTGGTCGACTTCTTTGATGATCGCCTCACAGAGTTCCTTAGATTTGTCGCTGTTAAGCTTGACCAGGGCAATACGCTCTGCGTCGAGTTTCCTCTGAAATGGAAGGCTCAGTGTTAGTTTCATTTTGATAACGATAGTTGAGCTTTATCCGCGTagaaacctatatccgttgattcgAAACACGGGGTGTTTAATACCCTCTTCACTTTGcgcgaaaattgatcggacgacgaacatgagagctctaaatgacattttcggcgATTTTTAGTAATCGTCAGTGACTTTTACGAGTCGCCCAATGCTcgctgtgcacccaaaattatcAGCGACTAGTTGCCTGGGATCTTAGAGGTCGCAGAGCTTTGAGGTGTCGGGCGAGTAGAGACCGACTTATTGATCATTGGTCGCAAATCGGATGAATTACGCCCGCTGGTCGGACGAGTTTTGCCCGAGTCccgtttgtttgcaaatgtagACTTTATTTGACCTAGCGAGttattctgacattgtggctcCAGTGGTAGTATGTGAGCTGGGTTTATCACACAATTTCTTTCCTGTGATCATTTCAAATTGCCACAACTACGACATCGAAATTGATTGAACTGTTGCCTTTTCGCTAGTAAGGTTTTGTCTGACCTTGTCCGCCTGCAAGAGGTGGCGCCATGCTATGAGAGGCTAATCATCATAATTGTTTTCCCAGGCGATCGCCAGAGCCTCGCTCAAATGTGGCAGTGACGGGTTTCAGGCGACCAATACGCGCGACCCTCTCTCGATCTTAAAAGAGGGACCTTCCAGCGATCGTGaagtacgcccgaagatcgtcgGCAATGTGAAGGGGGCTGAAGCGATACATATTCGACgaacggtggttttaaactgcaatacaATGTTGGAATTTGATACCGTCCGtggacttcatatccctaactACCCGTTTTGTTTTAAAaccacggatataggttacccccgtggataaaagtgaacttgAAGTATCACTCAACATGTCAATTCTAGAACTTTGGCAGAATAGAATCAACGGTATTCAGAGGTGCTACTGCTAAGGATCAACTCTGTAATGTTGATTCTATGAATAAAGATTGAGATTCACTTCAGCTGCATAAATCGCTGGTTGAAGCTACGCACTGAGGATGCCCCTATCGTAGGTACAGCTTCTACTTTGCATTGGATCTTCAATTGACCTATAGCTACGGAAACACGTGAATGACAGTATAAAAGCCACTTACCTGAAGACGTTTCTTCCACGTTCCAACTTTGTCCCACTTCCCCACGTCTGCAGACAGCTTGGAGACTGCACCCTCCGCTGCAGTCTTAATGCGCCTGTTACAGGCCTCCTCGTCAGTCGGCATCAGTGGTTTCACTGTTTTCTCAACAGTCTCCTGGAACTGTTTCATCAGATCTTCGAAAGCCCGACTGTACTCTCCTTCTGCCATGGCCTCGTAAGCACCGAGGACTGACGGCAGAGCGTTTGGGTCGTTGATGGCGTTGACGTAGTACCGCATGATATGAAGAAGACCTGAAACAGATGGCAAGCCCATTGCCGTGAGTTTATATCATCATGGCAGCTGAAAGACTTGGAAAGGTTTATGGAAAGTGCTGTTCTTTGAGTATGCCCATTTCAAGAACTAAATATTGTTTGAGTGTTatttgtgtaaaaagaaaatctCAATAAGTCTGATTATGTCACGAAACAAGCTTTTGATATTCTAAAACATCTACATGAACTCCTGAATGTTTCTGACTCAATTTTTCTGAATGTATTCACCTGCTTTTTTCCCAACGTGTATGTCAGTGTTAGGGAACAAAAGCATGATTGTATTAGAAGGAACTCAATTTGTTACGTTTTATGTTAAATGTCGTACCGGTGGTTCTTATGTCATCCCCGTTGACCCTCTTCACCATGCCGGAGTTCCAGATCTCACGGGTGAAGTTGTCAACGGTGTCTTTGTAATCTGTCTGTAGAGCGTCATCCCCTGCTCTGTCAAGGTTGCTGAAATGCATAAAAATAACAGGGTATTCCTGCTTTAACgtcttgcacaaatgtgtggtcCGAGGGCTACAGAAATGCAGATGGCAACATTCCTATGCATCTGTTACGGACGCAGGGGTAACTAATTTTAGCCTAGTCCCTCAGCTGACCACTTTCGGCGGCATTTGTTGATTACCAGAAGGACGTCGAATCTCAAAACTGCCCAAATTGCAGTGCAGTGCATTTTCCCCTTGAAAGGTTACCATAATTTTTGCCTCATAGTATCATACATTGAATGGGGCTACTAACGTCAATCGATCCCTGAAAATTGCCCCATGATCGAAAGAATACCGACTGTATCGAAAATGTCTGTTAGATCTACCAGACTCGTCGGTCGACCGATTTTGCTCTTGTGTGACAGGGACTAAAAGACATTAGTGGTTGTTAGAaacataatctattggaaaCAGAGGCACAAACCTGAGAATATCGGAGTCAATGGAAGGTGCAGGAATAAGTCGAAGATGCCGCTTCGGGAAGAACGCCTTCACTGCTTCAGTCATCTCGTTGTGAGAACGGATTGATTTCGTGTGACCGTCTTTTCGCTCCAACATGTCCTCCAGGAACTCATCAGGGGATAGGCGTCTTCCGTTCCTCTGAATGTAACAAAAATAATTGACGTTCAGGCTACAAGTGAGCTACTAGGATATTTTTCCTTAGGAATCtcttaaatcatatttttcgGACATCTTTTTCAAAGGTTGGTACAGTCTCTATGTGTCGAAGTTAAAGGGCATGTTTGAAAATCTTATTTAATGACCCAATACGCTTTTCTATGTAATAAAATTGCATAGTGAGTAAGTAAGTAGACATAAAGCTCAGCCTAAGGTGACAAAAGCCTACGCGGCAAAACTACCAATTTGACAGAAGACCACCTACTTGAGGAGGTTTAAGATGCGCATCTTGCACGGCCACCCACAGCTCAGGGAAGTGGTTGCCAAGATTGTTCCCTACGTCGTTACCATCTTTCTGAACACGGACATGCTCTGCGAGATCCCCCATCAACCTgaagttgaaaagaaaaaaacaaatgcATTGGACTATTGGCAATACTGACAAACAATAATTCTATCAGTACACCCTTTGTGAAAGCAATCTAAAGCCCATAACAAACAACCTATAGCTACCTGAGCTGAGAAACAAAGCTGTGGTCTGGGTTACCCTGGAGGTTGAAGACCAGGTGGTTTGAAAGCAGGGTGGCCAAAACCAGATACTTCATATCTTTCTCGTTCTGTTCCTCTTCAGAGTAGTCACCGAGGCCTGCAAAGAGAGTTTTGTATTCGCTACTCGCTTGGCAATTTACAGCCATGATGCTAACGTTAAATACATTTCTTGTGCaaatattgaataaagagactccaTTGACACAATCGCTGTCATATTTGCGGTCACAACGGTTACGCTTGAAGCCCCAAACGGTTACCGAATCTGCAAGAAGCGATATCTATATATCTGCATTgtaatgtgaaccagtcagaatttccCCGAGAAAGGGGACAGTCACTAAAAACGTCGATATCAGTGAAATTAAAACAACGGTTgtgtaaaaatattttctttattcagtgacttacgAAACTGGTGGAACTATTCACGGAGTTGAAAATGTTCttttgctatacatgtacatttgcgcAGTCGTTTACCAAAAACATTTCGTTACCTTCAGTGTCGACAACCATCAGATACCGGTTGGTCTGAACGGGGTGGGGACCGATCCAGAACCAGAAATCCTTTGTTTTCGACTCCATTTCGTCTCCAAGCGGGAATCCAGACTTCCTTTTGCACAGGAGATTGGCAAAATGGGACTTTCCCTTCCTCATCGGCCCCACCACTGCCACCACGTCCACGGAGCGAGGCTGGAGGTTGGAGATGATCCTCTCCGCTTCAGGTGTGATGTAGATCTGTCTCCGGTTGTCCACCACCCGCGTTGATGTTAGCTTTATTGGACCATTCATGGTTCTTCCTGTGGATGATAGAAATTATGTCAGACAGAGGCTGCTAAACCTATTCTAGGGATTCAGTTGTCTGTTCTAATTTTCTATTGGTATACTTTCTTCCAGTGGGGTCCATACTTTACATCCCAAGCCGTTTGGTGGCCTTCTCAGAAATCTAAAGATTAAACCTTTGTGTCATGCCGAAACTGAAAGCATTGTTACATGAGATCATTCCTTAACTGAATTACAAATCTCTGTTGACTTATGAATTATTGTCCAAATATCAGTAACACCTGACATGCTAATGCAATCATACTTCTCCTAAAAAATTGCCAACTAGTTGCCGAACCACCATGGCATTACACCGATGTGCCACACATATGGTGACACAACACGAGAAAGATCCAAAGGCACTTGACAGGTTTTTTTAGGTCGCTAATCTTTATCCCTTGTCACACGTCAAGACATTTTCATTTGCTTCAACTTCTATGTAGTTTCTCCTTTTCGGAGAGCTTCTGGCATGAATCAAAGATAGTCGCATTCTTTCCTacttgttaaaaaaagttaaacccttcccgcgcctgatggcgcatagggcggtacccatctctgtttccttagccctgggccacacaacgcaatcactacagtggtgtgtgttcaacttccatactctttcccgaatgctgagtgctaagcagagaaagcagcatgtaccatttttaaagtctttggtatgactcggccggggatcgatctcacgacctaccgaatgcaaggcgaacactctacccactagacCATTGTTTCCTACTTGTACAACACAGTATACCAGTAtactcattcgacccccccccccccttcgtattttcaaaacggcttactgtatacgatcaccaaatttgcaggggtggttgtgctcatcgagttttcTAATTatattcctgaaatttttatatcattatgacgcaatatgacgtaattatgacgtcattaattgatatttttgcctaaaacggggaattcccataatacctaaatatctcactcataAAGTTACCAATTAAGGTTTCTTATtcatatttaagtgttataagacttctgttgtcaaaagccgacgcaacgacgtcaaaatgacttcatagaatgacgtcatctgtagtttagctatccgccattttggattatCAGCCATAAATTtttttaagatacatttttttcaacatataacgctaaaaccccatggaaatggattaaaaacgttcacatgaatgttttctgtgagaaaataccacgtagtgatgaaatctgagtgaaaataagcttgttatacttaaAATAATGATATTGTCTGAGCACTAGCGACTtagtacttgtgtacataggGTTTGTCCGCCCCACCTTGGAACACGCCTGCCAGGTCTGGCACCCTGGGCTTACAGTAGAACT encodes:
- the LOC118408304 gene encoding guanylate-binding protein 5-like produces the protein MNGPIKLTSTRVVDNRRQIYITPEAERIISNLQPRSVDVVAVVGPMRKGKSHFANLLCKRKSGFPLGDEMESKTKDFWFWIGPHPVQTNRYLMVVDTEGLGDYSEEEQNEKDMKYLVLATLLSNHLVFNLQGNPDHSFVSQLRLMGDLAEHVRVQKDGNDVGNNLGNHFPELWVAVQDAHLKPPQRNGRRLSPDEFLEDMLERKDGHTKSIRSHNEMTEAVKAFFPKRHLRLIPAPSIDSDILSNLDRAGDDALQTDYKDTVDNFTREIWNSGMVKRVNGDDIRTTGLLHIMRYYVNAINDPNALPSVLGAYEAMAEGEYSRAFEDLMKQFQETVEKTVKPLMPTDEEACNRRIKTAAEGAVSKLSADVGKWDKVGTWKKRLQRKLDAERIALVKLNSDKSKELCEAIIKEVDQQVRQKVGRGDYNRIDGFNTYVREMDAVYSAYRQKASGKGPAVEKVLETFRATEMTRRDTIRDTDDKLVEEDRRVKEEQRMKQEAGAAAERAVEKEKVAKAEAARAAEAQRRAEAERDAEAAKRRAAEAEAEAARQARREEERRNILEIVLDLFGL